In the Acropora muricata isolate sample 2 chromosome 1, ASM3666990v1, whole genome shotgun sequence genome, one interval contains:
- the LOC136888446 gene encoding glyoxylate/hydroxypyruvate reductase A-like isoform X1: MRNNCLSMRPRLNDSSQWLKPRTKAWKRGVAHLRKMAAVSGLRKVTAVYVCSAVPNLVSYLSKRLPHVEIINVPVGCSEDKLQDAKIVLADLNMAWHPSKLLQLEWLQLTAAGVDKVIDKISQQPAGSYAVTRFGGVFGPHLAQYVIGHIISWERGFQKMWGDQQIHKWDEIWRRDYKYRLMSELSIGILGLGDIGRVVAEECKSLGMTVWGVGRQEKAQNRSCVDQYRTMSNLPEVLQSCDFVCNILPSTPATKNLLSGNVLESGKDNSPVFINVGRGDIIDEKSLVCALDQGWISGAILDVFEAEPLPKESALWEIPQVVITPHIASVSFPEQLADFFSDNVSLYERGEQLKFLVDVERGY; encoded by the exons ATGCGAAATAACTGTCTTTCAATGAGACCTCGCTTGAACGATTCCTCACAATGGCTGAAGCCGAGAACCAAGGCCTGGAAACGAGGTGTGGCGCATCTGAGGAAAATGGCGGCTGTGTCTGGCTTGAGGAAAGTAACGGCTGTTTACGTGTGCTCCGCGGTTCCTAACCTTGTCAGCTACCTCTCGAAGCGATTGCCGCATGTGGAAATAATCAACGTTCCTGTTGGATGCAGCGAAG ATAAGTTGCAAGATGCCAAAATTGTTCTTGCTGATCTTAACATGGCCTGGCACCCCTCTAAACTGCTGCAACTTGAATGGCTTCAACTCACAGCGGCCGGAGTGGATAAAGTCATTGACAAGATCAGCCAGCAGCCAGCAGGATCATATGCTGTGACAAGATTTGGTGGTGTGTTTGGCCCCCATCTTGCACAATATGTTATTGGCCATATTATATCTTGGGAAAGAGGATTTCAAAAAATGTGGGGTGATCAGCAGATACACAAATG GGATGAAATCTGGAGAAGGGACTACAAATACCGTTTGATGTCAGAACTGAGCATAGGGATTTTAGGACTTGGAGATATTGGAAGAGTGGTAGCTGAAGAATGTAAATCCCTTGGTATGACTGTATGGGGTGTAGGACGTCAAGAAAAGGCTCAGAACAGATCTTGTGTGGACCAATACAGGACCATGTCTAATCTCCCTGAAGTGCTGCAGTCGTGTGATTTTGTTTGCAACATATTGCCAAGTACACCTGCAACAAAAAATTTGCTATCAGGAAATGTGCTAGAAAGTGGAAAAGATAATTCTCCAGTTTTTATTAATGTTGGAAGAGGAGACATCATTGATGAAAAGAGTCTTGTTTGTGCATTGGACCAAGGATGGATATCTGGGGCAATTCTTGATGTCTTTGAAGCTGAACCGCTGCCAAAGGAAAGTGCCTTGTGGGAGATACCTCAGGTTGTAATTACACCTCATATAGCTTCAGTGTCATTTCCAGAGCAG TTGGCAGATTTTTTTTCTGACAATGTTTCTTTGTACGAAAGAGGCGAGCAACTCAAATTTCTTGTGGATGTGGAGCGAGGATATTGA
- the LOC136888446 gene encoding glyoxylate/hydroxypyruvate reductase A-like isoform X2, translated as MDKLQDAKIVLADLNMAWHPSKLLQLEWLQLTAAGVDKVIDKISQQPAGSYAVTRFGGVFGPHLAQYVIGHIISWERGFQKMWGDQQIHKWDEIWRRDYKYRLMSELSIGILGLGDIGRVVAEECKSLGMTVWGVGRQEKAQNRSCVDQYRTMSNLPEVLQSCDFVCNILPSTPATKNLLSGNVLESGKDNSPVFINVGRGDIIDEKSLVCALDQGWISGAILDVFEAEPLPKESALWEIPQVVITPHIASVSFPEQLADFFSDNVSLYERGEQLKFLVDVERGY; from the exons ATGG ATAAGTTGCAAGATGCCAAAATTGTTCTTGCTGATCTTAACATGGCCTGGCACCCCTCTAAACTGCTGCAACTTGAATGGCTTCAACTCACAGCGGCCGGAGTGGATAAAGTCATTGACAAGATCAGCCAGCAGCCAGCAGGATCATATGCTGTGACAAGATTTGGTGGTGTGTTTGGCCCCCATCTTGCACAATATGTTATTGGCCATATTATATCTTGGGAAAGAGGATTTCAAAAAATGTGGGGTGATCAGCAGATACACAAATG GGATGAAATCTGGAGAAGGGACTACAAATACCGTTTGATGTCAGAACTGAGCATAGGGATTTTAGGACTTGGAGATATTGGAAGAGTGGTAGCTGAAGAATGTAAATCCCTTGGTATGACTGTATGGGGTGTAGGACGTCAAGAAAAGGCTCAGAACAGATCTTGTGTGGACCAATACAGGACCATGTCTAATCTCCCTGAAGTGCTGCAGTCGTGTGATTTTGTTTGCAACATATTGCCAAGTACACCTGCAACAAAAAATTTGCTATCAGGAAATGTGCTAGAAAGTGGAAAAGATAATTCTCCAGTTTTTATTAATGTTGGAAGAGGAGACATCATTGATGAAAAGAGTCTTGTTTGTGCATTGGACCAAGGATGGATATCTGGGGCAATTCTTGATGTCTTTGAAGCTGAACCGCTGCCAAAGGAAAGTGCCTTGTGGGAGATACCTCAGGTTGTAATTACACCTCATATAGCTTCAGTGTCATTTCCAGAGCAG TTGGCAGATTTTTTTTCTGACAATGTTTCTTTGTACGAAAGAGGCGAGCAACTCAAATTTCTTGTGGATGTGGAGCGAGGATATTGA
- the LOC136898137 gene encoding N-alpha-acetyltransferase 50-like, with product MSNDLQIVSPNTKPKGRTELGDVTPHNIKQLKKLNSVVFPVSYNDKFYKDVLEVGELAKLAYYNDIVVGAVCCRIDQTEVARRLYIMTLGCLAPYRRLGIGTTMLEHVLKWCDKDGNIDNVYLHVQVSNEGAIGFYKGFGFEIIETKKQYYKHIEPADAHVLQKTLKNKKRDAC from the exons ATGTCGAATGATCTTCAGATAGTGAGCCCGAATACGAAACC GAAAGGAAGAACCGAACTCGGAGATGTCACTCCTCACAACATCAAGCAACTGAAAAAACTGAATTCTGTAGTGTTCCCTGTCAGTTATAACGACAAG TTTTACAAGGATGTACTTGAAGTTGGAGAACTTGCAAAACTAG CCTATTATAATGACATTGTTGTTGGCGCAGTTTGTTGTCGTATTGATCAAACAGAGGTTGCCAGACGACTATACATCATGACTTTAGGATGTTTAGCCCCTTATAGGAGACTTGGCATTG GAACCACTATGCTGGAACATGTTCTCAAATGGTGTGACAAGGATGGCAATATTGACAATGTCTACTT GCATGTTCAAGTCAGCAATGAAGGAGCAATAGGATTTTATAAAGGATTCGGATTTGAAATaatagaaacaaagaaacagtatTACAAGCATATCGAACCAGCCGATGCACACGTATTACAGAAAACACTCAAGAACAAGAAGAGAGATGCCTGTTGA
- the LOC136898203 gene encoding histone H3-like — protein MVRSQVDKSPRKSPHKSPAKGRKSVPHRRSTQSTEVIHKNVRNQSTTEGSTRKKRRYRPGTRALMEIKYYQKTTHLLLRKKPFMRLVREIADRFYKQGELRWQIAALFALQESAEAFLVRLFEDSNLCAIHAKRVTVMPRDMQLARRIRGRQDGLG, from the exons ATGGTTCGGAGCCAAGTCGACAAATCACCTCGAAAATCTCCCCACAAATCGCCCGCGAAGGGCAGAAAGTCTGTGCCACATAGACGCTCAACCCAATCAACCGAAGTTATTCACAAGAATGTCAGAAATCAATCAACAACGGAGGGATCGACTAGAA AAAAGAGAAGATATCGTCCAGGAACTAGAGCTCTCATGGAGATCAAATACTACCAAAAAACTACTCATTTGTTACTAAGAAAGAAACCTTTTATGAGATTG GTGAGGGAAATAGCAGACAGATTTTATAAGCAAGGTGAACTGAGGTGGCAAATTGCAGCTTTATTTGCCCTTCAAGAG TCAGCAGAGGCATTCTTAGTGCGACTGTTTGAAGACTC gAACTTATGTGCCATACATGCCAAGCGAGTAACTGTGATGCCCCGAGACATGCAATTGGCCAGAAGAATCCGCGGTCGGCAAGATGGGTTGGGTTAG
- the LOC136926951 gene encoding high mobility group nucleosome-binding domain-containing protein 5-like, whose product MSNFNRIREIRQRRRNERQKPKQGKLQRFFQAVFSVITFDCCRRKAIPKMTTPDEPDTRKRMSDQAGSLRNGHKNEETAGTEQKLDSSERNNNSNDKPIRAHSIDKQKEKRVDDNGEKKEDQQKKGVNYENGNEVVQEDNNVSNEEEGQEENYVSGNINEKGDEKQEDVMKGSDEMGGQKEEDVIKGSDEKEGQSQEDVIKGSDEKEGQRQEDVIKGSDEKEGQKEEDVIKGSDEKEGQRQEDVIKGSDGKEGQRHEDVIKGSDEKEGERQEDVIKGSDEKEGQKEEDVIKGSDEKEGQRQEDVIKGSDGKEGQRHEDVIKGSDEKEGERQEDVIKGSDEKEGQRQEDVIKGSDEKEGQRQEDVIKGSDEKEGQKEEDVIKGSDEKEGQKEEDVIKGSDEKEGERQEDVIKGSDEKEGQRQEDVIKGSDEKDGQGQEDVIKGSDEKEGQKEEDVIKGSDEKEGQKEEDVIKGSDEKEGQRQEDVIKGSDENPEGQKQEDVVKRSDEKECQTQEGLTKRSDEKEDQNDEDVIKRRDEREGQNEENVMKRNDEKEGEKQEAVFKRSDSKEDQKEKFTIDNSDEKGGQKERDVLERSAEQQHDFDSMKGNAIEIPNPKDVRLSKRRKRRPDRLLYVPPHARGVSYIHQRQQ is encoded by the exons ATG AGTAACTTCAATAGAATAAGAGAAATAAGACAGAGAAGGCGCAACGAACGCCAGAAGCCAAAGCAAGGCAAATTGCAGAGATTTTTCCAAGCCGTGTTTTCTGTCATCACCTTTGACTGTTGTCGGAGAAAAGCAATTCCCAAGATGACAACACCAG ATGAACCTGACACGAGGAAACGAATGAGCGATCAAGCGGGTTCCCTACGAAATGGCCACAAAAATGAGGAGACAGCTGGCACGGAGCAAAAGCTTGACAGCAGCgagagaaacaacaacagtaaTGACAAGCCTATTAGAGCTCATAGTATAGACAAGCAAAAGGAGAAACGTGTTGACGATAATggtgaaaagaaagaagaccaGCAGAAAAAAGGTGTCAACTACGAGAATGGTAACGAGGTTGTCCAGGAAGATAACAATGTCAGTAATGAAGAGGAAGGCCAAGAAGAGAACTATGTCAGTGGCAATATTAATGAGAAGGGAGATGAAAAGCAGGAGGATGTGATGAAGGGAAGTGATGAGATGGGTGGTCAAAAGGAGGAGGATGTGATTAAGGGAAGTGATGAAAAGGAAGGTCAAAGCCAGGAGGATGTGATTAAGGGAAGTGATGAGAAGGAAGGTCAAAGGCAAGAGGATGTGATTAAGGGAAGTGATGAGAAGGAAGGTCAAAAGGAGGAGGATGTGATCAAGGGAAGTGATGAGAAGGAAGGTCAAAGGCAGGAGGATGTGATTAAGGGAAGTGATGGGAAGGAAGGTCAAAGGCATGAGGATGTGATTAAGGGAAGTGATGAGAAGGAAGGTGAAAGGCAGGAGGATGTAATTAAGGGAAGTGATGAGAAGGAAGGTCAAAAGGAGGAGGATGTGATCAAGGGAAGTGATGAGAAGGAAGGTCAAAGGCAGGAGGATGTGATTAAGGGAAGTGATGGGAAGGAAGGTCAAAGGCATGAGGATGTGATTAAGGGAAGTGATGAGAAGGAAGGTGAAAGGCAGGAGGATGTAATTAAGGGAAGTGATGAGAAGGAAGGTCAAAGGCAGGAGGATGTGATTAAGGGAAGTGATGAGAAGGAAGGTCAAAGGCAGGAGGATGTGATTAAGGGAAGTGATGAGAAGGAAGGTCAAAAGGAGGAGGATGTGATTAAGGGAAGTGATGAGAAGGAAGGTCAAAAGGAGGAGGATGTGATCAAGGGAAGTGATGAGAAGGAAGGTGAAAGGCAGGAGGATGTAATTAAGGGAAGTGATGAGAAGGAAGGTCAAAGGCAGGAGGATGTGATTAAGGGAAGTGATGAGAAGGACGGTCAAGGGCAGGAGGATGTGATTAAGGGAAGTGATGAGAAGGAAGGTCAAAAGGAGGAGGATGTGATTAAGGGAAGTGATGAGAAGGAAGGTCAAAAGGAGGAGGATGTGATTAAGGGAAGTGATGAGAAGGAAGGTCAAAGGCAGGAGGATGTGATTAAGGGAAGTGATGAGAATCCGGAAGGTCAAAAGCAGGAGGATGTTGTTAAAAGAAGTGATGAAAAGGAATGTCAAACTCAGGAGGGTCTAACTAAAAGAAGTGATGAGAAGGAAGATCAAAACGACGAGGATGTGATTAAAAGACGCGACGAGAGAGAAGGTCAAAATGAGGAGAATGTGATGAAAAGAAATGATGAGAAGGAAGGTGAAAAGCAGGAGGCTGTTTTTAAAAGAAGTGACTCGAAGGAAGATCAAAAAGAGAAGTTTACGATTGACAACAGTGATGAGAAGGGAGGTCAGAAGGAAAGGGATGTGCTTGAGAGGAGTGCGGAACAGCAGCATGACTTTGACAGTATGAAGGGCAATGCCATCGAAATTCCAAATCCTAAAGACGTTAGATTATCGAAAAGAAGAAAG agACGCCCAGACCGATTACTATATGTTCCTCCTCATGCGAGAG GAGTATCTTATATCCATCAGAGGCAACAATGA
- the LOC136926958 gene encoding uncharacterized protein — MTTPDEPDTRKRMIDQAGSLRNGHKNEETAGTEQKLDSSERNNNSIDKTFRAHSIDKQKEKRVDDMMGDEKQKDVINGRDEKEGQTQEGVTKRSDEQEGQNERDMINRNDEKECEKQEDVLKRSDEKEDLE; from the exons ATGACAACACCAG ATGAACCTGACACGAGGAAACGAATGATCGATCAAGCGGGTTCCCTACGAAATGGCCACAAAAATGAGGAGACAGCTGGCACGGAGCAAAAGCTTGACAGCAGCgagagaaacaacaacagtatTGACAAGACTTTTAGAGCTCATAGTATAGACAAGCAAAAGGAGAAACGTGTTGACGATATGATg GGAGATGAAAAGCAGAAGGATGTGATTAACGGAAGAGATGAAAAGGAAGGTCAAACGCAGGAGGGTGTAACTAAAAGAAGTGATGAGCAGGAAGGTCAAAATGAGAGGGATATGATTAACAGAAATGATGAGAAGGAATGTGAAAAGCAGGAGGATGTTCTTAAAAGAAGTGATGAGAAGGAGGATCTAGAGTAG
- the LOC136926978 gene encoding melanocyte-stimulating hormone receptor-like, with translation MSSLFMSVGYIRLRKSDSVGHLRICLRSEMKTQEFLVNISCLEELNQGLDNEILSLSVINILLGITAIVGNIVILIALHKENSLSQTSKVLLRNLVASDLCVGFVQIAVGVRGISILQGQWQICRLLYLVTVIAASISITVSLWTITAISVDRLLALLLKLRYRQVVTIRKVYAVAIASWICNGVGSASLSYFSLDGWEVFVVTTIVVCLTTSMYCYTRIFFILRDQRKVKNNLREKENQTTRVAAIRYRKTLSGAVWLQLALLFCYLPYMLLAPFAHGQFVNNRSSALSIALNFTITLMYFNSTLNPILYFWRIKEIRRAVKDTLSCSRM, from the coding sequence ATGTCGTCTTTATTTATGTCAGTAGGATATATTAGACTCAGGAAAAGTGACAGTGTTGGACATTTGAGGATCTGCCTGAGAAGTGAGATGAAAACCCAAGAATTTCTCGTTAACATTAGCTGCTTGGAAGAACTTAATCAAGGATTGGACAACGAAATACTCTCCCTTTCAGTGATCAACATACTCCTTGGCATTACTGCAATTGTTGGAAATATTGTGATCCTAATCGCCCTTCACAAAGAAAATTCCCTTAGCCAAACTTCCAAAGTATTGCTCCGCAATCTGGTTGCAAGTGATCTCTGCGTTGGCTTCGTTCAAATTGCTGTCGGTGTTCGTGGGATCTCCATTCTCCAAGGACAGTGGCAAATCTGTCGCCTTCTCTATTTAGTCACTGTTATAGCAGCCAGCATTTCGATAACAGTATCATTGTGGACCATAACCGCCATAAGCGTagacagacttttggctctgttGTTAAAACTCAGGTACAGACAAGTAGTCACCATTAGAAAAGTCTACGCTGTTGCTATAGCATCCTGGATTTGCAATGGCGTCGGTTCTGCCTCCCTTTCGTATTTCAGTCTTGATGGATGGGAAGTATTCGTCGTGACGACCATAGTAGTGTGCTTAACTACATCCATGTACTGTTATACCAGGATTtttttcatactgcgtgaccAACGCAAAGTCAAAAATAATCTTCGAGAGAAAGAGAATCAAACAACTCGAGTGGCTGCAATACGATACAGGAAGACACTGTCCGGCGCTGTGTGGCTGCAGTTGgcattgttgttttgttatttgccgTATATGTTGCTGGCGCCATTCGCCCATGGACAATTTGTAAATAATCGTTCATCAGCGCTCTCCATCGCTCTTAATTTTACCATAACTTTAATGTATTTCAACTCAACTTTAAAcccaattttgtatttttggagGATCAAAGAGATAAGAAGAGCAGTGAAGGACACCTTATCTTGTTCTCGGATGTAA